In Microbacterium galbinum, a single window of DNA contains:
- a CDS encoding HNH endonuclease, with protein sequence MSESPGQRHVRGVIESVTGRANGRGVPELSEAVLRLEDGSTLEVRMPRPLGTERSFRALPVSFDFVDFGVCPICLAPEPRSREHVPPHSVGGSVITMTCEACNNEFGSKYEPHLRNWYENTIGKVRLSGKSVPGRRSVGEYLLRENASGGFVLFQHGKHDPAVTQILGEQEFELSYEVVDTTRSHIAAVKTAYLAGCVALRGIPQTPRADALRAELLAARDAPRDQKAELGDVVRSIKVARSAHEPSPGEIVLMAAADGQAESAMVISFNRVFAIDWPLDPITGFTRCVV encoded by the coding sequence GTGAGTGAATCGCCCGGACAGCGTCATGTACGCGGGGTAATCGAAAGCGTCACCGGACGCGCGAATGGTCGGGGCGTCCCTGAGCTCAGCGAGGCCGTTCTTCGTCTGGAGGATGGGTCGACGCTCGAGGTGCGTATGCCACGACCATTGGGAACAGAGCGGAGTTTTCGGGCACTGCCTGTCTCATTCGATTTTGTCGACTTCGGTGTTTGCCCGATCTGCCTCGCGCCGGAGCCGCGAAGCCGGGAGCATGTGCCTCCCCACTCGGTTGGCGGCAGCGTGATCACGATGACCTGCGAAGCATGCAACAACGAGTTCGGCAGCAAGTACGAGCCGCACCTTCGCAATTGGTATGAGAACACGATCGGGAAAGTACGACTCTCAGGCAAGTCCGTTCCTGGCCGCCGGAGCGTCGGCGAGTACCTACTACGCGAGAACGCATCAGGTGGTTTTGTTCTCTTCCAACACGGTAAACACGACCCGGCGGTCACTCAGATCTTGGGAGAACAGGAGTTCGAGTTGAGCTACGAGGTTGTCGACACAACCCGTTCTCACATCGCAGCGGTCAAGACTGCCTATTTGGCCGGTTGCGTTGCGCTGCGCGGGATTCCGCAGACGCCGCGCGCTGATGCGTTGAGAGCTGAGCTCCTCGCTGCCCGAGACGCGCCCCGTGACCAGAAGGCTGAGCTCGGCGACGTGGTGAGGTCCATCAAAGTCGCGCGCTCCGCGCACGAACCGAGCCCTGGGGAGATCGTCCTGATGGCCGCCGCGGATGGACAAGCGGAATCGGCGATGGTAATCAGCTTCAATCGCGTGTTCGCCATCGATTGGCCGCTCGACCCGATCACTGGATTTACAAGGTGTGTGGTCTGA